A window of Exiguobacterium sp. FSL W8-0210 contains these coding sequences:
- a CDS encoding 6-phospho-alpha-glucosidase — translation MKKNSVVIAGGGSTYTAGIVMMLIENQDKFPLRKLKFYDNNKERQDIVAKACEIIIKERAPKIEFIATTDPEEAFTDVDFVMAHIRVGGLKMRELDEKIPLKYGAVGQETCGPGGMAYGMRSIPGVIELIDSMEKYSPNAWMLNYSNPASIVAEATRILRPNSKIINICDMPVAIKKSMADILGLESENDIIERYYGLNHFGWWTELYDKEGNDLMPRLKEHVKQWGYGAKNDGINNPLLAESSWMDTFTKAKDVYAVDPDTLPNTYLKYYLFPDYVVQHSNPEHTRANEVMDHREKNVFAECIRIAEAGTAEGTSIEAGEHAEFIVRLAVALAYNTYERMLLIVPNNGAIANVEPTAMVEIPCLVSKAGVESLSIGTIPQFQKGLIEQQVSVEKLVVQAYLEKSYQKLWQALTLSKTVPSASVAKAILDDLIEANKDFWPELS, via the coding sequence ATGAAAAAAAATTCTGTAGTAATTGCTGGTGGGGGAAGTACTTATACAGCTGGAATTGTAATGATGTTAATTGAAAATCAAGATAAATTTCCATTACGGAAATTAAAATTTTACGATAATAATAAAGAACGTCAAGATATCGTTGCGAAAGCATGTGAAATTATCATTAAGGAACGTGCTCCTAAAATTGAATTCATAGCAACAACAGATCCCGAGGAAGCTTTTACAGATGTTGATTTCGTAATGGCACATATTCGTGTCGGTGGTCTAAAAATGCGTGAACTAGATGAAAAAATTCCATTAAAATATGGGGCCGTTGGTCAAGAAACATGTGGACCTGGCGGCATGGCCTATGGTATGCGTTCAATTCCAGGAGTAATTGAATTAATTGATTCTATGGAAAAGTATTCACCGAATGCTTGGATGTTAAACTACTCTAACCCAGCTTCGATTGTTGCAGAGGCAACACGTATCTTACGTCCTAACTCGAAAATCATTAATATTTGTGATATGCCAGTTGCCATTAAAAAATCAATGGCTGACATTTTAGGGTTGGAATCTGAGAATGATATTATTGAACGGTATTATGGACTAAACCATTTTGGTTGGTGGACTGAGCTTTATGATAAAGAAGGCAATGACTTAATGCCAAGATTGAAAGAACATGTAAAACAATGGGGTTATGGGGCTAAAAATGATGGGATTAATAATCCACTGCTAGCGGAATCCAGCTGGATGGATACATTTACTAAAGCTAAGGACGTATACGCTGTTGACCCGGATACACTACCAAATACGTATTTAAAATATTATTTATTCCCTGACTATGTAGTACAACATTCAAACCCAGAACATACACGGGCAAACGAAGTGATGGATCATCGTGAAAAGAATGTTTTTGCCGAATGTATACGAATTGCCGAAGCTGGCACCGCTGAAGGAACAAGTATTGAAGCCGGGGAACACGCGGAATTCATCGTTCGATTGGCAGTAGCGCTTGCATACAACACATATGAAAGAATGCTATTAATTGTTCCTAATAATGGGGCGATTGCAAACGTTGAACCAACTGCAATGGTTGAGATTCCATGTTTAGTAAGTAAAGCAGGTGTGGAATCACTATCTATTGGGACGATTCCTCAATTCCAAAAGGGATTGATTGAACAACAAGTATCAGTAGAAAAGTTAGTCGTTCAAGCTTATTTAGAAAAATCATATCAAAAACTTTGGCAAGCGCTAACATTGTCAAAGACAGTACCAAGTGCGAGTGTTGCAAAAGCAATTTTAGATGACCTTATCGAGGCAAACAAGGATTTTTGGCCGGAACTTTCTTAA
- a CDS encoding MurR/RpiR family transcriptional regulator — protein sequence MNLEELINKNYEYLSDTDFTIARYVLANKDKIGNMGINQLAKNSLASKSSVLRFAQKLGFSGYSEFKNFVKWENASPNEELKPNELFEQVLYDVNKTLDYLNSVDFEPIYKAIDTSENIYVISTGIAQKNQAAELQRLFLLIGKPVQIIPAMAHANEYRLIIEKLTSKDLIILFSLSGENPNLQGLPDIPAVKGAKMISLTNFKSNWLSGHADFNLYSSSTMNPIPKNWWVRSASSFFIVVEALAFGYLDYINSKR from the coding sequence GTGAATCTTGAAGAGTTAATTAATAAAAATTATGAGTATTTGAGTGATACTGATTTTACTATTGCTAGGTACGTTCTTGCTAATAAAGATAAAATTGGGAACATGGGTATTAATCAGTTAGCTAAAAATAGTTTAGCATCCAAATCATCTGTATTAAGATTTGCTCAAAAATTAGGTTTTAGTGGATATAGTGAATTTAAAAACTTTGTAAAATGGGAAAATGCCAGCCCAAATGAGGAACTTAAACCAAATGAATTGTTTGAACAAGTTCTTTATGATGTCAATAAAACGTTAGACTATTTAAATAGTGTGGATTTTGAACCTATTTATAAAGCAATTGATACTAGCGAAAATATTTATGTCATTTCAACAGGAATAGCCCAGAAAAATCAAGCTGCAGAACTGCAACGACTATTCCTACTTATTGGCAAACCCGTTCAAATTATTCCTGCAATGGCCCACGCAAATGAATATAGGCTTATAATTGAAAAGTTAACTTCTAAAGATTTAATTATTTTGTTTTCACTATCCGGTGAAAATCCAAACTTACAAGGGTTACCTGATATTCCTGCTGTTAAGGGTGCAAAAATGATTTCCCTTACCAATTTTAAAAGTAATTGGTTGTCAGGACATGCTGATTTTAATTTATATTCTTCCAGTACGATGAATCCTATTCCGAAAAATTGGTGGGTACGATCTGCCTCTTCCTTTTTTATTGTGGTAGAAGCATTGGCATTTGGATACTTAGATTATATAAATAGTAAAAGATAG
- a CDS encoding PTS sugar transporter subunit IIA, translated as MFFKKSKKEKNIFIHSPLKGEVIPLGSVPDPVFSQKMMGEGLAFIPTNGEVFSPVNGKVTQVFPTKHAIGMVTEDGLEMLLHLGLETVELKGEGFNIKINAGDIVSVNDHIGTFDLSYIEEKGKEIISVLVFPNFEEKISEMIPLKSDEVESGTEIAQLIFK; from the coding sequence ATGTTTTTTAAGAAGAGTAAAAAAGAAAAAAATATATTCATCCATAGCCCTTTAAAGGGCGAGGTTATTCCATTAGGAAGTGTTCCAGATCCCGTTTTTTCCCAGAAAATGATGGGCGAAGGGCTAGCCTTTATTCCAACTAACGGCGAAGTTTTTTCTCCTGTAAATGGGAAGGTTACACAAGTGTTTCCTACTAAACATGCAATTGGAATGGTAACGGAAGATGGCCTTGAAATGCTATTACATTTAGGACTTGAAACAGTTGAATTAAAAGGTGAAGGATTTAATATCAAAATTAATGCTGGAGATATAGTTAGTGTTAATGACCACATTGGTACTTTTGATCTTTCCTATATTGAGGAGAAGGGAAAAGAAATTATTTCAGTCCTTGTTTTCCCGAATTTTGAAGAAAAAATCTCTGAAATGATTCCGTTAAAGTCAGATGAAGTTGAAAGTGGAACGGAAATTGCTCAATTGATTTTTAAATAA
- a CDS encoding potassium/proton antiporter translates to MEEGTILFIAGTLLLIAIITTKFAVRLNVPTLILFVVVGIIAGSDVSGIINFGDFEQARLYGTMALVLILFDGGLHTKWTHFRKILPAALSLATIGVLATTGIIAFVAHYLLDFSWPVALLIGALVGSTDAAAVFSLLSGRPVDAKVKHTLEAESGTNDPMAVFLTILFTSFALAPESFSIGASILSFLYEMGLGTLVGLAIGYLVTQLLNRIELPSSALYPTLLFSGALFSYGLATILHASGFLAVYLTGIWINNHDMIYRETLKRFSGSLSHLAEIGMFIMLGLLVFPKQLLDSRTLFVSAVIVLTLILLARPLAVVLSLLPFRYTVKEQSVITAAGLRGAVPIILATYPLSSGLSEAPLLFNIVFFTVMTSALLQGTALPWIVRRMGLETQPDTTVEPFLKFMTVTHPQAEIIEVRVSTNSVIAGRTLQDIEMPQDVLVVAIIREDEILTPRGQTRVLVDDQLLILTPKQADQDVRRLIASLGL, encoded by the coding sequence ATGGAAGAAGGTACGATTTTGTTCATCGCAGGCACACTATTACTGATTGCAATCATCACGACGAAGTTCGCTGTCCGGTTAAATGTACCGACGTTGATCCTATTCGTCGTTGTAGGTATCATCGCAGGGTCCGACGTTTCAGGAATCATCAACTTCGGTGATTTCGAACAAGCCCGTCTCTATGGAACAATGGCGCTCGTCTTGATTCTATTTGACGGTGGCTTGCATACAAAATGGACGCATTTCCGAAAGATTCTCCCTGCTGCCCTGTCGCTCGCGACCATCGGAGTCCTCGCAACGACAGGAATCATCGCTTTCGTCGCACATTATCTGCTTGATTTTTCTTGGCCGGTCGCGTTATTGATCGGCGCACTCGTCGGCTCAACCGATGCGGCGGCTGTCTTTTCTCTGTTAAGTGGACGACCGGTCGATGCTAAGGTCAAACATACGCTTGAAGCGGAGTCTGGAACGAATGACCCGATGGCTGTCTTTCTCACGATCTTATTCACATCGTTTGCATTGGCACCGGAATCATTCTCGATCGGTGCCAGCATCCTTTCCTTCCTCTATGAGATGGGACTCGGGACACTAGTTGGTCTTGCGATCGGGTATCTCGTCACGCAACTGCTGAACCGGATCGAGTTGCCATCGTCCGCCCTTTATCCAACGCTTCTGTTCAGTGGGGCGCTCTTCTCGTATGGTCTCGCGACGATTTTGCACGCCAGTGGGTTTCTCGCCGTCTATCTGACCGGAATCTGGATCAACAATCATGATATGATCTACCGCGAGACGCTCAAACGATTCAGTGGTAGCTTGTCGCATTTAGCAGAGATCGGCATGTTCATCATGCTCGGATTGCTCGTCTTTCCAAAACAATTACTTGATTCTCGGACTTTGTTCGTCTCGGCTGTCATCGTCCTGACGTTGATCCTGCTCGCTCGTCCACTTGCCGTCGTCTTATCGCTACTTCCGTTTCGGTACACGGTCAAAGAACAGAGTGTCATCACGGCAGCTGGTCTACGTGGAGCCGTTCCGATCATTCTCGCGACCTATCCGCTTTCGAGTGGTCTTTCTGAAGCGCCGCTTCTTTTCAATATCGTCTTCTTCACCGTCATGACGTCTGCTCTTTTGCAAGGAACGGCCTTGCCGTGGATCGTCCGGCGAATGGGGCTAGAGACACAGCCCGACACGACGGTCGAACCGTTCCTGAAATTCATGACCGTCACCCATCCGCAAGCGGAGATCATCGAGGTCAGGGTCTCGACAAACAGTGTGATTGCCGGAAGAACGTTACAGGATATCGAGATGCCCCAGGATGTGCTCGTCGTTGCGATCATTCGTGAAGATGAAATCCTGACGCCGCGTGGTCAGACACGTGTCCTCGTAGACGATCAACTGTTGATTTTAACACCTAAACAAGCGGATCAGGACGTGCGACGGCTGATTGCGTCGCTCGGATTATAG
- a CDS encoding SDR family NAD(P)-dependent oxidoreductase has protein sequence MNICIVTGANSGMGMVTIQELLERGDRVIATVRSQKKVTALVQLLRENGVSHTQLEIEIVQLDQLDSVRRFADRLFDMMGRIDRLILNAGVMVPPYHVTKDGFESQFQVNYLSHFYLIERLLPLLEKGRDPRVISISSLAGEGGLIRTDVELEAIAHVKKEHYSPMRSYRESKLLQMIHMRELAEKHGDRITFVSVHPGIVNTDLFYRGKYGKVMKTLLKPVAQVGYWTGKLYTPEYGAKTALYLATTDDPLDNGGYYADSAPRLSNPIVEDDEYRAQARNLSRRWVELS, from the coding sequence ATGAACATCTGTATCGTCACGGGTGCCAATTCTGGTATGGGAATGGTCACGATTCAAGAATTACTGGAGCGGGGAGATCGTGTCATCGCGACCGTCCGGTCTCAGAAAAAAGTGACGGCACTCGTTCAACTGTTGCGGGAAAACGGTGTATCGCATACACAACTGGAAATCGAGATTGTGCAACTGGATCAACTTGACTCCGTCCGTCGTTTTGCGGATCGCCTGTTCGACATGATGGGTCGAATCGACCGTTTGATCCTAAATGCTGGAGTCATGGTACCGCCGTATCATGTCACGAAGGACGGCTTTGAATCGCAATTCCAAGTCAATTACTTGAGTCACTTCTACTTGATCGAGCGATTGTTACCTTTACTCGAAAAAGGACGAGATCCGCGCGTCATCTCGATTTCCTCTCTCGCCGGTGAAGGCGGCTTGATCCGGACCGACGTCGAACTTGAGGCGATCGCGCACGTCAAAAAAGAACACTACAGCCCGATGCGTTCTTACCGCGAATCGAAGCTCCTGCAAATGATTCATATGCGTGAGCTAGCTGAAAAGCACGGCGACCGGATCACGTTCGTCAGCGTCCACCCCGGGATCGTCAATACGGATTTGTTCTATCGCGGCAAGTACGGCAAAGTGATGAAGACGTTACTCAAACCAGTCGCGCAAGTCGGATACTGGACCGGAAAACTTTATACACCGGAATACGGTGCGAAGACGGCGCTCTATCTTGCAACAACCGACGATCCACTTGACAACGGCGGCTATTATGCGGATTCCGCTCCTCGACTCAGCAATCCGATCGTTGAAGATGACGAGTACCGGGCACAAGCACGGAATTTGTCGCGCCGCTGGGTCGAATTATCCTGA
- a CDS encoding GNAT family N-acetyltransferase, giving the protein MIRQATSKDVRNIATLLEQKALSLKAGGSSQWSAYLEQDIEQLVVRDLEAGRLYVFEDQNELLGSVALLPSLEWDQSLWDDVEGLYIHRIVVSDRAKGRGVGRKLLEHAIAVTEDEGEILRLDCVASNEFLNAYYTSFGFVYQGTRDGFAIYEYEHIEATA; this is encoded by the coding sequence ATGATACGACAAGCTACATCAAAAGACGTTCGAAACATCGCAACCCTACTTGAGCAAAAAGCGCTCTCCCTTAAAGCCGGTGGCAGTAGCCAGTGGTCAGCTTATCTTGAGCAAGACATCGAGCAACTCGTCGTGCGAGATTTAGAAGCCGGTCGCCTGTATGTCTTTGAGGATCAGAACGAGCTGCTTGGTTCCGTTGCCCTGCTTCCTTCGCTCGAATGGGATCAATCCTTGTGGGATGATGTAGAAGGTCTGTATATCCATCGAATCGTCGTCAGCGACCGCGCAAAAGGACGTGGAGTCGGTCGGAAACTGCTGGAACATGCGATTGCTGTGACAGAGGACGAAGGGGAAATCCTACGACTCGACTGTGTCGCTTCAAACGAGTTTCTCAATGCGTATTACACGTCATTCGGCTTCGTCTATCAAGGAACACGGGACGGGTTCGCGATTTACGAGTATGAACACATCGAAGCGACGGCCTGA
- a CDS encoding oxidoreductase has translation MRLNIGFIGFGKSTTRYHLPYVMIEDNYHVIWIYNRKEKPELFASYQNRLPDARFTTDVSEMLADPALDVVVINTPPATHFEYALLALQHQKHVLVEKPFTVTEEETKHLFAEADAQGVKILAYQNRRYDSDFQVVAQIIRSGKLGRLVEVVSQFDLFRPEAASADARHENGALYGLGVHTLDQIIALFGKPDKVAFDVRSVRLPHNPDDAFAIDLYYPELKVSVRTSHVALAPAPRWMLHGTNGTFIKQHVDRQELDLKANYFPGEEGFGEDSEDDYGRLIYHDEHGHLQDVRIPSPVGDYGKMYRAFYRSIVEDAPLPVKEEDTLFVAHLLEQAFAQPSPYILTIQN, from the coding sequence ATGCGATTGAATATCGGCTTCATCGGCTTTGGCAAAAGTACGACCCGTTACCATTTACCGTACGTGATGATCGAGGACAACTATCACGTCATCTGGATTTACAATCGGAAGGAAAAACCGGAGCTGTTCGCGTCCTATCAAAATCGACTGCCAGATGCACGTTTTACGACGGATGTGTCTGAGATGCTCGCTGACCCGGCACTTGATGTCGTCGTCATCAATACACCACCGGCGACACATTTCGAATACGCGTTGCTCGCCTTGCAACATCAAAAGCATGTTCTCGTCGAAAAGCCGTTTACCGTGACTGAAGAGGAGACGAAGCATTTATTTGCGGAAGCAGATGCGCAAGGCGTCAAAATTCTCGCTTATCAAAACCGCCGTTACGACAGCGACTTCCAAGTCGTCGCCCAAATCATCCGTTCCGGAAAACTCGGACGACTTGTCGAAGTCGTCTCGCAGTTTGATTTGTTTCGTCCCGAAGCAGCGTCAGCTGATGCGCGCCATGAGAACGGCGCACTCTACGGACTCGGTGTTCATACGCTTGACCAAATCATCGCCTTATTCGGAAAACCGGACAAAGTCGCCTTTGACGTGCGCAGTGTTCGACTGCCGCACAATCCCGATGACGCGTTTGCGATTGATCTCTATTATCCGGAGCTCAAGGTCAGCGTCCGGACGAGTCATGTCGCACTTGCCCCGGCACCCCGGTGGATGTTACACGGCACGAACGGCACGTTCATCAAACAACACGTCGATCGGCAAGAGCTCGACCTGAAAGCGAACTACTTCCCGGGAGAAGAGGGGTTCGGTGAGGATTCGGAAGACGATTATGGGCGTTTGATTTATCATGATGAACACGGTCATCTGCAAGACGTCCGGATCCCGAGTCCTGTTGGCGATTACGGTAAAATGTATCGCGCCTTTTACCGCAGTATCGTCGAAGATGCACCGCTTCCAGTGAAAGAAGAGGATACCTTGTTTGTTGCCCACCTGCTCGAACAAGCTTTTGCGCAACCGTCTCCTTATATCTTGACGATCCAAAATTAA
- a CDS encoding C39 family peptidase, whose product MKRFLSVLLVAAVIVGVLSPSLIAEAATKLTVTTDVLRVREKPSTSSKILGNVYKGNVYTSKGTSGSWYKISYKSRTGYIHKNYVKSSSSKYTSTGTKYTTVGTLNVRTGAGTKYKVVGQLNKGVAVATYGTSGSWTRILYKGSYRYISTQYVSKSKPSTTTKKLNVPYYNQYSLGYPSGCEFVSLKMALEYKKKAVSAASLYNQMPKSMKNATYKNGKYYWADPEKMFTGNPAGTLDYYKNWGIYPKGILPLAKKYRSGAVDISKQGVSKIEREIRSGNPVIVWATVDFKNPYGYFSWIKPDGKTFTGYRNYHVMLVTGVSSGSFYVSDPYRGKYSVSRSQFTSVFNQTGQYALSVR is encoded by the coding sequence ATGAAACGATTCTTATCCGTATTGCTCGTAGCGGCTGTCATCGTTGGGGTACTCAGCCCTTCGTTGATCGCTGAGGCCGCGACGAAGTTGACCGTGACGACGGATGTCTTGCGCGTCCGCGAAAAACCGTCGACATCGAGTAAGATTCTCGGTAACGTCTACAAAGGGAATGTCTACACATCAAAGGGAACGTCCGGCAGCTGGTATAAAATCAGCTACAAATCCCGCACAGGCTACATACACAAGAACTACGTCAAATCGTCCTCGTCGAAATACACGTCGACAGGGACGAAGTATACGACGGTCGGCACGCTCAACGTCCGGACGGGTGCCGGAACGAAGTATAAAGTCGTAGGACAGCTGAACAAAGGGGTTGCCGTCGCGACGTACGGAACATCGGGCAGTTGGACACGGATTCTCTACAAGGGAAGCTACCGCTATATCTCGACGCAATACGTCTCGAAGTCGAAACCATCGACGACGACGAAAAAGTTAAATGTTCCGTACTACAACCAATATTCACTCGGTTATCCATCTGGTTGTGAGTTCGTCTCGTTGAAGATGGCACTCGAATATAAGAAAAAAGCCGTCTCTGCTGCGTCACTCTACAATCAAATGCCGAAAAGCATGAAGAACGCGACGTATAAGAACGGAAAGTATTACTGGGCAGATCCGGAAAAAATGTTCACGGGGAATCCAGCCGGAACGCTCGACTACTACAAGAACTGGGGTATCTACCCGAAAGGAATCCTACCACTCGCGAAAAAATACCGCAGTGGTGCCGTCGATATCTCGAAACAAGGCGTCTCGAAGATTGAACGTGAAATCCGCAGCGGTAACCCGGTCATCGTCTGGGCAACGGTCGATTTTAAGAATCCATATGGCTACTTCTCTTGGATCAAACCGGACGGTAAAACATTCACAGGTTACCGGAACTATCACGTCATGCTCGTGACAGGTGTCTCAAGCGGTTCGTTTTATGTTTCGGATCCATACCGCGGCAAGTATAGTGTCAGTCGTTCGCAGTTCACATCCGTTTTCAATCAAACGGGACAATATGCGTTATCTGTTCGTTAA
- a CDS encoding DUF2339 domain-containing protein, producing the protein MEDPRITRLEQEVAALRQRVAALEGQHTSPVAPEPSEPEVSTVARPAPRPAYTKRKPVVPQPTFKEKRSREEWEQVIATVWLPRIGAIFAALGALFLFSYASVAGLISPPVRIGSGVLIGLLVIALGEYQYEKKRRELGVGLVATGTIVALAALFAGMALYQFYPPSLAFLLELVVVFIAYGLMLWMRSQALLVLVSITGFLLPYLQLSDDPNLPLFLLYEVVLFAAIFFAVDRLKAKKAFVFAWVIFTIALAFGLLSLELYWLDEQVPRLDEWSLLLATFFGYGATSFVGRRIQFQPNVPSWLAGVVVLLTLLILDWSFGTLIAILFAGTAYLLAERLKDSAQNGVGHVALLVAVLLIPADALSWTYQLRYFLIAGLIAAFWFVPRARMPHQRLFNVGLYVVFIFSAVVDYESYQSIGLSYALTVLAMVIASTAFVLLLVQTHRDPVWRGSWQLVLVLAAIGVFTTYTLIIMELPFYRGLEETARSTTLSAAYIVLALVLVAIGRMRTSSTWRLSGLLLLTISAVKLLLFDLSFLSLFQKAFVFIGFGIVTFIISRTYFKKRKEQA; encoded by the coding sequence ATGGAAGATCCACGGATCACGCGTCTCGAGCAGGAGGTCGCGGCGTTACGACAACGAGTAGCTGCCCTTGAAGGACAGCACACTTCGCCTGTCGCACCTGAACCGAGCGAACCAGAAGTGAGTACGGTCGCTCGCCCAGCCCCGCGCCCTGCTTATACGAAACGAAAACCGGTTGTTCCTCAACCAACATTTAAGGAAAAACGCTCCCGCGAAGAATGGGAACAGGTCATCGCGACCGTCTGGTTACCCCGGATTGGAGCGATATTCGCTGCACTCGGAGCCTTGTTCCTGTTCTCCTACGCCTCGGTTGCCGGTCTGATCAGTCCTCCTGTCCGCATCGGAAGTGGGGTATTGATCGGTCTACTCGTCATCGCCCTTGGAGAATACCAGTATGAGAAGAAACGACGCGAGCTCGGGGTCGGACTCGTCGCGACCGGTACGATCGTCGCCTTGGCGGCACTGTTCGCCGGGATGGCCTTATATCAATTCTATCCACCGTCTTTAGCCTTCTTACTTGAGCTCGTCGTCGTCTTCATCGCGTACGGTCTGATGCTCTGGATGCGATCGCAAGCCTTACTCGTCCTCGTATCCATCACCGGTTTCTTATTACCGTATCTACAATTATCGGACGACCCGAACTTACCGCTCTTCTTATTGTACGAAGTCGTCTTGTTCGCAGCGATCTTCTTTGCGGTTGACCGACTGAAGGCAAAAAAAGCGTTCGTCTTCGCTTGGGTGATCTTTACGATCGCACTCGCGTTCGGCCTACTCTCGTTAGAGCTCTACTGGCTTGATGAACAGGTACCACGACTTGATGAATGGTCTCTCTTACTTGCGACATTCTTCGGTTACGGTGCGACATCGTTCGTCGGACGACGGATCCAGTTTCAGCCAAACGTGCCAAGCTGGCTTGCCGGAGTTGTCGTCTTACTGACGTTACTGATCCTCGACTGGTCGTTCGGTACGCTGATCGCGATTCTGTTCGCTGGCACTGCCTACCTGCTCGCTGAACGATTGAAGGATTCCGCTCAAAATGGTGTCGGTCACGTCGCCTTACTCGTCGCCGTCCTCTTGATTCCGGCAGATGCCCTCAGCTGGACGTATCAACTGCGCTACTTTTTGATTGCCGGGTTGATCGCCGCATTTTGGTTCGTTCCGCGGGCGCGAATGCCACACCAACGGTTGTTTAACGTCGGGTTGTATGTCGTCTTTATCTTTTCAGCCGTCGTTGATTATGAATCTTATCAAAGCATAGGGCTGTCGTATGCGTTGACGGTGCTCGCGATGGTCATTGCTTCGACGGCATTCGTCTTGCTCCTCGTTCAGACACATCGTGATCCGGTTTGGAGAGGGTCATGGCAACTTGTCCTCGTCTTAGCTGCAATCGGTGTCTTTACGACCTACACGTTGATCATCATGGAGTTACCATTCTACCGCGGTCTTGAAGAGACGGCGCGTAGTACGACGTTGTCCGCGGCCTATATCGTCCTCGCACTCGTCCTTGTCGCGATTGGTCGGATGCGGACGTCGTCGACGTGGCGATTATCCGGGTTGTTGCTACTGACCATCAGTGCCGTCAAGCTTTTACTATTCGATTTGTCGTTCCTGAGCTTATTCCAAAAAGCATTTGTCTTCATTGGCTTCGGAATCGTCACGTTCATCATTTCACGGACGTACTTCAAAAAACGCAAAGAACAAGCCTGA
- the efeO gene encoding iron uptake system protein EfeO: MKQALLMTGALAVVLAGCSEAKQAETPAPKKMNFDQVVTDYRTYAINEIDTFVRETEKFTDAVQAGKLEEAKALYAPTRMYYERAEPIAEVFGDLDPKIDARAGDVKASEWGGYHRIEQGLFEKGTTKGYEAYAKQLMKDVHLLRAKVETVEVTPELLVTGATDLLNEVSTSKVTGEEDRYSHTDLYDFAANVEGAEKIYELLNPALKKQDAALSKEIAARFKDVYALLDAKKQGDGYVLYTSLSKQDVKQMSVAINELAEPLSKMGIVLEG; encoded by the coding sequence ATGAAACAAGCATTATTGATGACAGGGGCGCTCGCCGTCGTTTTAGCAGGTTGCAGTGAAGCGAAACAAGCGGAGACACCAGCACCGAAAAAGATGAATTTTGACCAGGTCGTCACGGATTACCGGACGTATGCGATCAACGAAATCGATACGTTCGTCCGCGAGACGGAAAAGTTCACGGATGCCGTACAAGCCGGGAAGCTTGAAGAAGCGAAAGCGTTGTACGCACCGACGCGGATGTATTACGAACGCGCAGAACCAATCGCGGAAGTATTCGGTGACCTTGATCCGAAGATCGATGCGCGAGCAGGCGACGTGAAAGCGTCGGAGTGGGGTGGCTACCACCGGATCGAGCAAGGATTATTCGAAAAAGGAACGACAAAAGGTTATGAAGCATACGCGAAACAATTGATGAAGGACGTTCATTTACTGCGGGCAAAGGTCGAGACGGTCGAGGTGACACCAGAATTACTCGTCACGGGGGCGACGGATTTGTTAAACGAAGTCTCGACCTCAAAAGTGACAGGGGAAGAAGACCGTTATTCGCATACCGATTTATATGACTTCGCGGCAAACGTCGAAGGGGCTGAAAAGATTTACGAACTGTTGAACCCGGCGCTGAAAAAACAAGATGCGGCGTTATCAAAAGAGATTGCTGCTCGCTTCAAGGATGTCTACGCGTTACTCGATGCGAAGAAACAGGGTGACGGCTATGTTCTCTATACGAGTCTCTCGAAACAAGACGTCAAACAGATGAGTGTCGCCATCAATGAACTCGCGGAACCGCTCTCGAAGATGGGCATCGTACTGGAGGGATAA